The genomic stretch CTGTGGAGGTTGCCCACCCACTATAATAGGGTCAGCATAGACAGGTTTTGGTTCTCTTTCCAGAGGATCGCGTCCTTCCCGCAATTGCTTGATTTGACGTTCCTCTTCTTGTTCTAATTTCTTGACAAAATTAGCTGAGGCGTGGGTTGCCACTTGTTGCGCCATTGCATTTTGGTCGTTTTTCGCCCAGCGCAACATCGCCCTCTCGACGGAAGTAGAGGGTCGTGTTGAGTTAAGCCAAACTGGGTACTGCTTCTTATCAACTTCAATATACTTATCACCATTTCGCAGCTTGGCACGTTGATCTAAATATATTTCAGTAAGTATGTCAGCGACTTCCTGACGTTCTTTTTGTGTAATTTCACTGATTAAATCCTGTAACTGCGGCTCAACCTGCTCAAATGCTCGGTAAGCTTGGAGACCAATTGCAAATAGAGCAACTTCCCGAACACGGGGATGTAGTTCTTCTGAAAGAATATTTTGCAAATGTTCAACTGCTTGCTGCACTGTAAGAGGTCCAACACGTTGATCGCATTTAATTTTGCCATAGGTTAGCGCTACAGTCGCCAGCAACGCCTCACGAGGTGTCACTTTGGCTAGGACTCTTTCCGGTCGTGTCCTCTTACACTCGCTATTCCACAAATTGAGTGTTTCTAAAACATCGTTTGGTCTAAACCGATAAGCAAGTGCTAAACTGTCAGCAACTGCTAGAACTGAATCATCAATGACACGCAGCATACCTCGCAATATGCTACGTAACTTAACTAAATGCTGTGGTACAACTCTCGGTAAAGTATGGGTGAAAACACGATTTCTGACGAGTTGATTCAGTTCACTTACTAATTGTTTTAGTAAATCACAAAGTTTGGGTGATAATTCATCCGGTGGATCATACAAAGCAGCGTAACTAACTGTGAGAGCAATTGTGGCTCGAATGTAGTCCAGTGGTTTCTCGCTTTTTTCTTGATCTTGCTTCTTCAAAATTGCATCAACTAAACTGTTAATTCGGGCTTCGTGTTGCCAGCGTTGAAGCGTCTCGAAAAGTTGTTGATCGATTTGGGAGTATTTGTTTTCATCAACAACTAACTCTTTTTTTTCATCATCGCGCCACGATGCCATAGCTTGTGCAGCAACAGTTTGAACTGTAATGTTCTCGTCTGCTGCTATGTTGAGCAAAGCATCTTCAACAGCATCACTAGCAATTAGACCAATATCACTAATCGTCTCACTGATAACTCTACGTATCTGGTCACACCGTACTGAAGAACCATATAACTCCCGCTCAAAATGCCTCACTGAGTTCTTTACAAGATTTACGAGTATGGGCAATGCAGCAAGAATCTGCCTGCGATGACTTCCCCATGCTACCTTGAACAATATCTGACGTTGTTTGGGAAAGCGAACCTCAACGATAGTTCTTTGAGTAGTTGTCTCAGTGAAATTGAAGAAGCTCCGAAGATTGTCTAAATCACAGTAGTCAAGAGCACGCAAAGAAGTATCCCGTCGTTGCCAAACGCTCTCAACTACTTCTTCTAAGGCAGCAAAAAATTGATCGTCAAAAAGACCGTCAAAAAAACTCAATCCTATTGCAAGTAGTTGTTCACGAGGATTTAACTGATGATAATACCAATTATGAATAGACTCCTTTGGAAGTTTATTTATTAAATTTTCAGAGTCAGCAACATCCTCAACCTCTAATTCTTGCCAAAATGATCTCGCACTTTCAGGTAGCCTCCAAGCAGCAAAGGGAGTATCTGTCGTGACTATGACATAGTGCGGACTTTCAGCGGCATTGCTTTGAACTCGTGACAAGTTGTAACCAACGATATTTTGAGGTGAAAGCTGAGTTAGGACAAAAACTACTGTAGTTGTTTGTGTCTCTCTAAGTTCTACCTCAATGCTTTGTGGATCGGAACTGCGATACCACTCTTTGACCTTTAATTGTTGACTAGGAGTGGTTGATTTAAGACACCATGCTAGATGCTTCGCTAATGCTGCCTTGTCAACATCAGGGCTGCCACCTAAAACTAACAGTCGTTGCTGATTAATGATTTCTATGAGGCTAGAGGTGATTTGTGGACTTATAAATTTTGGAGGTTGGTATTGCTCAAGATTTGGTTCAAAAAAATCAAGCTTTTGCTGTTGATAAACATTTTGGGTAGTGTTTCCAACGTTAAAAGTGCTAGAGTCACCACCAGTGAACTTAACATTCTCGAAAATTGACCCTTGCTGTTTATTTGTAGGGTTAGAGGAGCTATTCATGCTTAGTTCTTGGTAATGAAGGTTTTTTAACAACTATTAATATTGGATGTAAGTAGGAAGGCACAAAAAACAGAACTATGTAACAAAAAGTAAATTTAGTTAAAACCCTCTTCCCTTCTGCCTTCTGCCTTGACTCAACGATAAATATTTATGCCCACCTACTTAAGTGACTTCCTAGTTGTTCTGAGTAGTATTCCCAACGTTAAAAGTGCTAGAGTCACCACTAGTAAATTGAACATCTTTGAAAGAAGCACCTGTTTGAATATTTCCGCCAGAAGGAGGTAATACTTTTGCTTCTTCAAGCTGTTTTACCAACTCTGCCAATCTCTGTGCAAAAATTTCATCCTCACTCATCTGTGTTACGAGTTCGGCTTCTAATATGGCTACAGTGGGTTCTGTTGGCTGCTTTTCTACCCGTGTAAGTAGACCTTCTGTGCCCGATGCTTTAAATTTCTCACGAATCACTGTGAGGAGTTGAGTGATTTTCTCGGAGACACCTTTTCCAAGAGACTTTCCTCCCTCCTTAAAAGCCTCACTGAGGATCAGAGTTGCGATCGCGCTAGCTACTGTTACTATAGGTTCCATAGAAAGGTTTCGTACTCCTTTAAGACTTTTTCGTAAGTTTTTTTACCTTCAGTATCAATACAAATTACGTGAAATTATGAACGCAAGCTGACCGTGCATTTACGATCCTTAGAGGTTTCGGACTTTGCCTTCGGCAGCATCGGTTTAATGATTTGCCACTGTTCGTCGCTGAGGTCTATGAATAACCCTTTCAAGCCATCAATTGCTCTTGTTATTTATACACCTCTATGTCATACTTCTCACATGGATAACACTTTTCTTGATTTCTTAATATTGTTTTTATAGATACCCTCTTAGATAAAATTACAGAATTGACTCACACAAGTCTATTGAGATAAGTAACTCGGCATTAAAAAATCAATCTATGTAACAAAATGTAAAATTAGTAACTAGCCTAGAAATAGGTCATTGTACAGTTTTTACAAAACTCAACATACATGGGTTTTATTGTGCCGACTTACTTAGCCCGAACTGGGTAATATGCCAAACTACCGAAGCTCCTAATTTGCTTTGTATGTTTGGCTTTCAAATTAAAAGTTAAGTTTGGATGTTACCCGCGTTGCTTCAAAGCTTGTATATCAAAAAAACTGAATTTTGTCAATATATAAATTTTGCTTGTTTTAAACTCTGCCTAGTATGGTGTTAATCTATAGAAATTTGGATTTCTCATGAGTGGTCATCCCAGTCCAACCCGAAAAATCTTGCTTCTGTCAGCAAATCCCTCTGGCATCAGCCAGTTGCGTCTGGATGAGGAGATGCGCGAAATTCAGGAGGGGTTGAGACGGGCACATATGCGCGATCGCTTTTCAATAGATAGGGCAGAAGCAGTACGCTACAGGGATATACACAGAGCTATTTTGGAATACGAACCGCACATCATTCATTTTTCAGGACACGGATCGCCAGAAGACGGCTTATTATTTGAATCGGAGGCAGGTCAACAGAAGTTAGTTGATGCAGAGGCATTGGCGGGATTGTTTCAACTGTTTGCTGACCAAGTGGACTGTGTTGTCCTCAATGCTTGCTACTCCAAGTACCAAGCTACTGAGATAGCCCAACATATTAATTATGTGGTTGGCATGAGTCAGGACATAGGAGATAAAGCAGCCATTGAATTTGCTGTTGGTTTTTATGATGCACTTGGAGCAGATAAAGATTACGAGTTTGCTTATAAACTAGGGTGTCAACTTATTCGTATGGCAGGGATACCAGAACATTTAACACCTCAACTTTTACAGAGGAAACATTCCCCACCAGAAGAACCGCCACGCTCTGGTTATCCAATAAACACTTCTTCCGCGTTGGAGTTAGAGTATCCAAATGGTCATGTGCCGCTTTCTTCGCCCTTTTATATAGAGCATGATGGGATCGAGTCTGTTTGTTATGAAACACTGGTTAAGCCTGGTTCCCTAATTCGGATTAAAGCACCAAAACTGATGGGTAAAACTTCTTTGCTAACCAGGATTCTCGCTCATGGATCTCTTCAGAATTATCAAGCAGTTTACTTGGATTTTGGTGGTATAGATAAATCCGTACTCATCAATCTCGACAGATTTCTACGTTGGCTTTGTGGAAGGGTTGGTGATGAACTTAACCTTAACAATCGAGTGGACGATGCTTGGAATATCAAAATTCTAGGTAGCAATGACAACTGTACAGCTTACTTCAAAAAGCATATCTTAGCTCAAATCGATTCTCCTTTGGTTTTAGGTTTGGATGAAGTAGATCGGTTATTTCCTTATAGCGAAGTGGTTGAAGATTTTTTCGGGATGCTACGCTCTTGGCATGAAAAGGGGAAGATTTCTGATGCTTGGAAACAACTGCGGTTAGTGTTAGCGCATTCCACGGAAGCCTACATTCCCTTGGATATCCATCAATCTCCCTTTAATGCTGGAGTACCTGTTGAGCTAGAAGAGTTTAATCAGCAGCAAGTACAAGATTTGGCGTATTTGCATGGCATGAAGGGAAACAATGCTCTAATAGAAGAACTCAGGTCAATGGTAGGAGGGCACCCATATCTAGTGCGGTTAGCGTTGTATCATATTGCTGCTGGGAAAGTTACCTTAGAACATTTGTTACAATCGGCGACAACAGAAGCAGGAATTTACGCTAATCACTTGCGATCGCTACTGGACATCTTGCAACCAATACCAGAACTAGCCCAAGCAATGAAAAAAGTTGTGAATTCGACTGTTCCGGTAGAATTAGATTCAATCCAGATTTACAAGTTGCACAGTCTTGGACTGGTGCATCAGCAGAGCAATTATGTTATGCCCCGATGCCAACTGTACCGTGAGTATTTCCGCCGTGTCTTGTAAGGAGTAACAATATGGCAGCACGTATTTCCAACTTCTATCAGGTTGGAGCAAGTCTCCCAGTTGATGCTCCCAGCTATGTCAAGCGACTTGCAGACGAAGAGTTTTACCAAAAATTGAAGGCGGGTAAGTTTTGTTATGTGCTCAACTCTCGGCAGATGGGTAAGTCCAGCTTGCGAGTGCAGACAATGCAGAGGTTGCAAGCTTCTGGGACAGTTTGTGCTGCAATCGACCTAACGGGTATTGGCAAACATAAGGTCACACTAGCCCAATGGTATGGAGGGATTGTTTACGCACTGGTAGAAAGCTGCCAGTTAGAAGACAAATTTGATTTCGATTGGCAGACATGGTGGCAAAAGCACCAGGAAGTCTTCGATCCAGTGATGTGTTTAAGATTGTTTATTGAAAAAGTATTACTAGTAAAGATCGAGCAACAGATAGTCATCTTCGTTGATGAAATTGACAGAGTACTGAGCCAAGATTTTTCTTTGGATGATTTTTTTGCGCTCATTAGGTTTTTTCAGAATCAACGTGTTGATAATCCAGCTTTTGAGCGGCTCACATTTGCTTTGTTGGGAGTAGCGACTCCAAGCGATTTGATTACTGATAAAACCCAAACCCCCTTTAACATTGGTGAAGCAATTGAACTGCATGGTTTTCAGATTGATGAAGTCGAGCCGCTCATCAAGGGATTGCGCTTAAGATTTAGAGATCCCCAAGCAGTGATGAAGGAAATTTTGGACTGGACGGGAGGACAACCCTTTCTGACACAAAAGCTGTGTCAGTTTATGGTAGAGGAGTCCGAGAAAGAAAATCCGCGTACAGTTGAGGAGGTAGTGCGATCGCGTATCATTGAGAATTGGGAATCTCAAGATGAGCCAGAGCATTTGAGGACTATACGAGATAGAATTCTCAGAAATGAGCAACGCGCACCTTATTTGCTGGAGTTGTATCAGCAGATTCAACAATATGGAGAAATAGCTACTAATAACAATGTTGAAATTAGTGAGTTACAGTTATCGGGGTTAGTTGTTAAACAACAAGGCAAGTTAAGAGTTTATAATTGCGTTTATCAAGAAGTTTTTGACCAGAATTGGATTGAAACTCAATTAAAAAATTTGCGTCCCTACTCTGAAAATTTTAAGTTTTGGATAGCTTCTGGTGGTGTCGATCGCTCTAGATTGTTGAGAGGAAAAGCCTTACAGGATGCTTTGGAGTGGGCAAGAGATAAAAATCTAAATTATCAAGATAAGGAGTTTTTGGCAGCTAGCCAAGCGAAAGAAACAGAAGAGGAAATAGCTGCATTGGAAAAAGAAGCTGAGTTAGAACGTGAAAGAAAAGATAGAGAAGCAGTAGAAAAAAGAAATCAGGTTTTGACTGAGGCTAATAAGAAAGCTCAAAGACGGATTAGTATTGGAACTATTGTTTTAATTTTGACTTTAGTAATTACAGCTATCTTAGGAATTCTGGCAGGGAGGGAAGTTGTAAAAGCGAGGAGTGCAGCAGAAGAAGCCAAGCAGGCTCAACAAGCGCAGAGAGAAGCAGAAAAAAGAGCAATAGCAGCGGCAAAGAAGGTTCAACAGGCTCAAGCAAAGGCAACAGTAGCGGAAGACAGAGCAACAAAGGCAACGCAGACGGTTCAACAGATTCAGCAGGAAGTTGCTTTGGCTACAGCAAAACTGAAAAAGGCACAACAAGACGCTCAAATCGCTAATCAGAACGAAAAAGTTGCCAAGCAGCGAGTTCAACAGGCTCAGCAGGAAGTTGCTTTAGCTACAGCAAAACTGAAAAAGGCACAGCAAGACGCTCAAGCTGCCAATCAGAACGAAAAAGTTGCTAAGCAGCGAGTTCAACAGGCTCAGCAAGAAGTTGCGTCTACCAAAATATGGATTAAACAAACAAAGCAAGAAATTCAAAATGTCTCACAGCTATCTGCACTAGGTGGAGAACTTTATAAAGCACAGAAGCAATCCGAGGCAGAACAAGCATGGAAACAGGCATCTCTGTCCTTTGAGATCCGAGACCTAAGATTAAAGCAAGCTATGTTGCTAAATAATATTTCAATAGCATATCAGCAACTTGGTAAGTTAACTGAGGCAAATAAAGCAGTTTCAGACAGTTTGAAGCTATTACAGACAGATGTAGATCAAAAAAACTCTACTGACAGATTAGTAATTCTTGCCCAAGCTTTAAATGCCAAAGGTCGTCTGCTCGAATCTCAAAAGAATATTAAAGCAGCTTTGTCTGCTTATACTGAAGCATTTAATAGCCTCCAGTCTTTAGGCAGCGATTTAACTAGTATCAATCCAGCTATACAGGTTTCTTTTGAGGATACTGTAGAACACGTATATCGGAGTCTAATTGGAGCACTTTTGCAAACTTCTAAAGAAACTGGATTTAATCAACAAAATCTTAAAAAAACTCGTCAACTTATAGAATCTCTCTTTTTGACTGAACTAAATAACTTTCGCAAATTAGCTCCTTTAAATGCTCATCTAAAAGAAATTGACGAGATTAATCCACAAGCTACAGCAATCTATCCAATTCTTCTTGATGACCGCTTAGATATTATTATTCACTCACCCCAGCAACCTCTACGTTATCACTCAACCAATATCTCTCAAAAAGAGATGAAAACCTTAATTAGCAATATGCAAAAATATGTGCAAAAATTTCGTGTTGAAACCAAAGACAATGTAGAGATGATGCTCTATTCTAAAAAACTTTATAGCTTGTTAATTAAACCTATTGAAGCTGATTTAATTAGAAGCCGCTCCACTAATTTGGTATTTATACTAGATGGTTCTCTGCAAGATATTCCCATAGCTGCTCTTTACAACGATGACGGAAAGCAATATTTAGTAGAAAAATATGCAATCACTCTCACTCCCGCTTTACAGATACTAGATCCCCAACCCTCTAGAAAAAAGCCTTTGATAGGTTTAATCGCCGGAATTTCTGAAAGTCAAAACAACTTCGCTGCAATGCCTGCTGTTAAAGAGGAAGTAGCAACAATACGACAAATAATAGTAGATAGTCATGTGCTGCTCAATAGTGCTGTCACTAGTACAGCCTTGAAAAAAGCTATTAATTCTTCCGCCTCAATAATACACCTTGCAGTTAATGGTCAATATAGCTCTAATCCAGAAGAGACATTTATTCTAGTTTGGGATAAAAGAATTAAGGAAAGGGATTTTGAACAGTTACTTTTATCAAGAGAAAAAGACAAATTCAACCCCATTGAATTACTGGTTCTCAGTTCTTGTCAAAGTGCTGAAGGTAGCGATCGGGTTCTCTTTGGATTGGGTGGAGTAGCCCTGCGTTCTGGAGTACGTAGTACTGTCGCTACCCTATGGGAAGTAAATGACAAATCAACCGCTGAATTTATGGGTGAGTTTTACAAGCAACTAATTAAACCTAGTGTTACTAAAGCTGAAGCCCTCCGCAATGCACAATTAATATTACTAAAAAGTGAATTCTTCAAAGAGCCATTTTACTGGGCACCATTTGTTCTAATAGGTAATGGATGATGAAAAAATCAACTCAATAACAAAACAAAGCATTAATAAATTTCCGTCAATCTAATCCCTATAATTTCGGCACTGCTATAATAAATGATTCGTTAAGCAGCCCAAGCCAAGTTAATTCAGTTACAGACAGTCTATTTGTTTAAGGGAAACATTAGATTAAAAATTTCATACCAAGGTCTTTTCACAGACCAAGTAAGTTCACAAATTGTGCCTTTGGGAGAATTGACTCCCCGTTGAAACGCTCCTCCAAGCTGCCGAGCAAGGTTTTGTGATAGCTGCGTTCCTATACCTTTATATAATGACTTAATACCAGAACCATTGTCCACCACGCGGATTAGATTTAACCCTTGCTCTTGTATGCAAATTACCTCAAGACGAGTTACCCCTACTGCATATTTACCAACATTAGCTAGCGCTTCTTCTAGGAATAGACAAAGTCCTCTCTTATGTTCGATGCTTAAGAAGCGACTGTCAATTGGCTCAAACTTAATAATCTTAATTTTTAGTGTTTTAAAGCAGGGAAATTCACGTTCTAGGGTATTTGAATAGACCTCATGAAGAACCTCATGAATTGGCTCTTCCAAATCCAGTTTTAGACCGTTACTAAGATAAAGATTATTGTCTTGAGTTAAGGTTTCTCGCCGTAAGAACTTATAGATTTCTCGCAATTCGCTATTCAAACGTTTAAGATTTGAGTACACCTGTTCCGATGACAATTGTTGCTTCTCAATTCCCCGTAACGTACTGGCAATACTTTGCAGCGGACTATTATGAATTTCGTTGAAGACTTTTTCAAGAACGAATTGACGCTCTTGAAGGCGTGTTTTCACATCTTGTTGATAGCGGTAAAATAATGAGGATGTTAATCCCCCTCCATTCATAATAAGAACAAGCAGTGATGGAACAACTGGAATCCACCAACCCATAATCAGCAATACATAGCAAGTACTAACTAATGTTGCGCTTGTAACCCCAAGCCCTAAAATAATCTTGAGCGGTGACAAAAATATTCGACCAAGGCTAATCCCTAAAAGTCCCCAGGCAAAAATCCAGACATACTCCCATCCATCAGTCCATACTTTTAAAAGTGGTCGCCCATCAAGAACTGCACTAACGATTTGGCTAACAGCATGGGCTTGAATTTCTACCCCAGACACTACGCTACGGTTAGCACTGTCAATTGCAGCAGTATTCACAGAATCTCCCGAACTAGACGCTGTAACCCCTATTAGAACGATGCGATCGCGAATCCAGTCAGGCGAGAAATTCCCTGCCTTAACATCTTGTAGCGATACAATCCGAAAAGGTTGCCGCCCACTGCGAAAACTAAGAAGTATTTGGTTTCCACCCGCATCTGCTCTAACATATCCTCCGAAATTTGGCAGAAATCTTGGCAATTCAGTGCCTCCAAAACGCATTGCCTGTGAATCCTGAATGCCATTTTCTAGAGAAAAACCTCTACTAGATAAATAAGTTTCTGCAAGACGGATTGGTAGAGAAAATTTATATCTTCCTTTTAAATCTGATGTACCCAGAAGGTTACGCCTTAGGTAGCCATCACGATCAAGAATGGTATCAACAAAGCCTACTTGATCGGGAGGAATTTCTGGTGGTGGGTTGGTTGTAAAATCCTTTAAATAGGGAAGGACTTTTTCAATGCCAATGATATTCTTGTTCTGTTTTAATTGCCTGACTAATTCTGTGTGACCTGGCTCAACAGGTAAGCCTCTAAATAAATCAAGACCGATCGCACTTGGCTTGTAAGTTTGTAATTTTGCAAGCAATAGTGCCAATTCCCCATCAGGTATTGGATAACTTTTAATGCTGCGAATATCTTCCTTATTAATGCCAACAATTAAAATTCGTTCATCTGTTGGTTCAGCAGGGCGTAATTTTAGAAAGTAATCAAATACACTGAGTTCTAGAGGTTGAAGAAATCCTAATAAGCGAGCAATTATGACAAGCGCAATCACAGATAGTCCTGGTAGTGCGCCTACTCGCCAAATGCCAATTTCCGCTTGAACCTGTCGCCAAATTTTTCTACTTACATATTTCACAGTCTTAGTCAATTAAACCTTCTTCTCTCGCTCGGATCTCAGTTTGAATTCGTATATTTTTACCAGCATCTGGATACACACCTAGAACATTCTGAAGTTGAGTCCAGTAGTTCCGAACAGTTCGTTCAGATACGTTCATATGCTCGGCGATCACCTTGTCCTGTAATCCCTCTTGGAAAGCTAACTTCAAAACTTCCAGCCACTCAGGGCTAAGCTCCAATCCAGAACGCATTTCCTTCGGAGTATAAATAAGCCCTTTGAGCGACCAATCTACCTTGGTTAACATTTCATTCACTGGCAAACTTTTGTTCACCACTGTAAAACCTCCTTCGTGAAGGCTAATAGAAGGTTTTAGCCGCACTAGAGAACGCGGATAGCTACTTTGCACAACAATATTTAGGGTTGGATACAGTTGCATTAAGCTTCTAAGAAGCTGCATACCAGTCTCAATCTGGGCCAGATCTCCAGGCATTTCTGGCATAGAAAGATCTGTAATCACCAGAGCAGGTTGAGAACTTTTTATTAATTCCTTTGCACTCTGTGCTGTTTGAGCAGTCAAAATTTCCGCATCCGGATACTGCTCCTTCAGGACACCTAGCGTACCTTGCAGCAACATTTCGTGATCGTCAATAACAACAATTTTGAGACTCACTGTTTTTCCAACCCAAAAGCGATCATTATGAACACCCCCAGTTCAAATAACTAGGGGGTCAGAAACTATACCTAAAGTGGATTACGCATCTTTAACAGCGACCACAAAAGATGTCAATGCTCGAATAAACACAACGATCACGATAATTATCGTGACTGCTGTTGCTGTGTTTGGAATTTCTTGAGGAATGTCAATGCCTGGGAAGCAAGACGGACTCTCAGCCTTGGAAGTATGAGTATAAGACGTGGGTGGAGCTTTACTCACAAGTTTACCTCTTATAAACGACAGTTCAGAACCAAGGTTGTTGAAAAACAGGAAAGTGAACCGAGGCAAACTAGGAATCTAGCGACAAATTACAAGCCTGCTCGGTCGTACTGTAACCTAAAATCTAACAACTTAAAATAATATTTAAAGCACCATGTCTCACCATGTCAACTATGGTGAGACAAAACTTAATGTTCAGCAAGACAACCTTCTTGGCTATGCGTATCAACCGTTACCAAAGATCGCCTATGCTTTGAACATCAAGAAACTATGAGCAGGCTTTCACCTGTAATTTGTCGCTTAATTAATAAGCTACAACAGCGAATTGAGCAAAGCATTTACCTTTTGTGCAAAGTTGATTGCACAAAAGTGCAAAGTTAATTGCACTTTTGTGCAAATCGGTTCGTAATTCATATTTCTCCTTAAACAACTCTTATGATCGCTGGAGGATTTGGAGTGATTGTCTGTGGCTTTGAGATGTTTGGAACTGGAGCATTGTCTGCTTGGGAATTTGAGGACTCATGCGATCGCCCTCTGCTTCTAAAAGGTATCAAAAATAACCTTCAGGTATCAGCTGCAATAAGCGGTCATCTCGCACCAGCCGCACCAACTATTGGTGCAGAATATACAGCAATGCACCTCAAAATGATATGAACATTGTTTGATGCCGTGGTGCCGATCGCACTGAGGCAATCATTGCAGGTGAAGATATCGTGACGAAGCCCCAGTGCTTTTATGACTTGATAGTTTTATTCCGGTATATTACACCGAACTCGATTTTCTAGTTCAGAGCCTCGCCAATTTTCTCTGCTAAATGCAAGAGAGATTTCTCCCGCACATGATCGGCTGCAGCGCGAATTGACTCAGCCAGTATCGTGTCGGTGTTTGGGGTTAGCTTTAACGCTCCCCCTAAATATCCCAAGCACTTGCAGTAATAGTCTGCTGGATTAAGCAGTGCCAGTCTCTTGACAGTCTGGTGATCGCTACTTTGAAATGCTGCTAGCGCCTTCTTGTGCAAATCGCTTTCTGGATTTCCCAAAGTTTCAAGAATGGCGTTAATAG from Scytonema hofmannii PCC 7110 encodes the following:
- a CDS encoding CHASE2 domain-containing protein; its protein translation is MTKTVKYVSRKIWRQVQAEIGIWRVGALPGLSVIALVIIARLLGFLQPLELSVFDYFLKLRPAEPTDERILIVGINKEDIRSIKSYPIPDGELALLLAKLQTYKPSAIGLDLFRGLPVEPGHTELVRQLKQNKNIIGIEKVLPYLKDFTTNPPPEIPPDQVGFVDTILDRDGYLRRNLLGTSDLKGRYKFSLPIRLAETYLSSRGFSLENGIQDSQAMRFGGTELPRFLPNFGGYVRADAGGNQILLSFRSGRQPFRIVSLQDVKAGNFSPDWIRDRIVLIGVTASSSGDSVNTAAIDSANRSVVSGVEIQAHAVSQIVSAVLDGRPLLKVWTDGWEYVWIFAWGLLGISLGRIFLSPLKIILGLGVTSATLVSTCYVLLIMGWWIPVVPSLLVLIMNGGGLTSSLFYRYQQDVKTRLQERQFVLEKVFNEIHNSPLQSIASTLRGIEKQQLSSEQVYSNLKRLNSELREIYKFLRRETLTQDNNLYLSNGLKLDLEEPIHEVLHEVYSNTLEREFPCFKTLKIKIIKFEPIDSRFLSIEHKRGLCLFLEEALANVGKYAVGVTRLEVICIQEQGLNLIRVVDNGSGIKSLYKGIGTQLSQNLARQLGGAFQRGVNSPKGTICELTWSVKRPWYEIFNLMFPLNK
- a CDS encoding response regulator transcription factor — its product is MSLKIVVIDDHEMLLQGTLGVLKEQYPDAEILTAQTAQSAKELIKSSQPALVITDLSMPEMPGDLAQIETGMQLLRSLMQLYPTLNIVVQSSYPRSLVRLKPSISLHEGGFTVVNKSLPVNEMLTKVDWSLKGLIYTPKEMRSGLELSPEWLEVLKLAFQEGLQDKVIAEHMNVSERTVRNYWTQLQNVLGVYPDAGKNIRIQTEIRAREEGLID